The following proteins are co-located in the Paludibaculum fermentans genome:
- a CDS encoding SGNH/GDSL hydrolase family protein: protein MILIPMPPRSLFLASLPLVSVLLGGTAFGAQPGVPGYDRLYVFGDSYSDSGAGYIDGDGPTAVVYLARHLGLNLVPAPSRENPQSSLNFAVSGARTDRGAGHRIEGALLGYGMRNQIEDFEAGVRAHRIEFNPGRALFFIAGGLNDSRLATTTTIENLKEEIRILHSVGARRFMLALLPMSLPNFSQVGRRLNPDLARIPQEIRTEFPDVQIALSSWGLFMDYVMRDAVDYGIENTTSACAGRAIFHEDATPCQQPSTYFYYHAGHPSTAVHRIVGGQLYEELLSAGPKPE, encoded by the coding sequence ATGATCTTGATTCCCATGCCTCCGCGGTCTCTGTTCCTCGCTTCTCTCCCGCTCGTTTCCGTGCTGTTGGGCGGAACGGCCTTCGGCGCTCAACCGGGTGTGCCGGGCTACGACCGGCTGTATGTCTTTGGCGACAGCTACTCCGACTCGGGGGCGGGCTATATCGACGGCGATGGGCCGACCGCGGTGGTCTATCTGGCCCGGCACCTGGGCCTGAACCTGGTACCGGCCCCCAGCCGCGAGAATCCTCAATCCAGCCTGAATTTCGCGGTCAGCGGGGCGCGGACAGACCGCGGCGCGGGCCACCGGATCGAGGGAGCCCTGCTCGGCTACGGCATGCGCAACCAGATCGAGGACTTTGAGGCCGGAGTCCGAGCACACAGGATCGAGTTCAACCCGGGGCGCGCGCTATTCTTCATCGCCGGGGGGCTGAACGACTCGCGCCTGGCGACCACCACAACGATCGAGAACCTGAAGGAGGAGATCAGAATTCTCCACTCCGTGGGCGCGCGCCGCTTTATGCTGGCGCTGCTGCCCATGTCCCTGCCGAACTTCAGCCAGGTGGGGCGGCGCCTCAACCCGGACCTGGCGCGGATCCCGCAGGAGATCCGGACGGAGTTCCCGGACGTACAGATCGCACTGAGCAGTTGGGGCCTATTCATGGACTACGTGATGCGCGATGCAGTGGACTACGGCATCGAGAACACCACGTCGGCCTGTGCCGGCCGGGCGATCTTCCATGAAGACGCTACCCCCTGCCAGCAGCCGTCGACCTATTTCTACTACCACGCCGGGCATCCGTCGACCGCCGTCCACCGCATCGTGGGCGGCCAGTTGTACGAGGAACTGCTCAGCGCGGGGCCGAAACCGGAGTAG
- the motA gene encoding flagellar motor stator protein MotA, whose amino-acid sequence MFVIIGIIVVFGCIGGGYFLEKGNFMVLLQPAELLIIGGAAVGSVLIANPLSILKKLVSSGLQVFKGSRYTATVYLDTLRFLSEFFDAATRRGLVSLEDDVVDPSKSALFQKHPTITKNPEALYFFCDTMRSVLIGGIAPHDIDHIMEADLEILQKKSKAPAAALSTMADSLPGLGIVAAVLGVVITMGALGGPPEEIGHKVAAALVGTFLGILLCYGFVGPISQNIKKQVDDQSEYFSCLRMALLCYVKDIPPALALEAARRSIPHNVRPTYEAMDKACRAARGAGVAA is encoded by the coding sequence ATGTTTGTGATTATCGGCATCATTGTTGTATTTGGCTGCATAGGCGGGGGTTACTTTTTAGAAAAAGGTAATTTCATGGTTCTGCTGCAGCCGGCTGAACTCCTGATTATTGGTGGGGCGGCCGTGGGGTCGGTACTGATTGCCAATCCGTTGAGCATCTTAAAGAAGTTGGTAAGCAGCGGCCTGCAGGTCTTCAAAGGATCGCGCTACACCGCGACGGTATACCTGGACACGTTGCGTTTCCTGAGTGAGTTCTTCGACGCGGCGACGCGGCGCGGCCTGGTCAGCCTGGAGGACGACGTGGTGGATCCTTCGAAGAGTGCCCTCTTCCAGAAGCACCCCACGATTACCAAGAACCCCGAGGCGCTCTACTTCTTCTGCGACACGATGCGCAGTGTCCTGATTGGCGGCATCGCGCCGCATGACATCGACCACATCATGGAAGCGGACCTTGAGATTCTGCAGAAGAAGAGCAAGGCGCCGGCGGCGGCGCTCTCGACGATGGCCGACAGCCTGCCCGGGTTGGGCATTGTCGCGGCGGTGCTGGGTGTCGTCATCACCATGGGCGCCCTGGGCGGACCGCCCGAAGAGATCGGCCACAAGGTGGCGGCGGCGCTGGTTGGCACGTTTCTGGGCATCCTACTTTGTTACGGATTTGTGGGACCGATTTCGCAGAACATCAAGAAGCAGGTGGACGACCAGAGCGAGTATTTCTCGTGCCTGCGGATGGCCCTGCTCTGCTATGTGAAGGACATTCCGCCGGCTCTTGCGCTGGAGGCGGCGCGGCGCTCGATTCCGCACAACGTGCGTCCGACCTATGAGGCGATGGATAAGGCCTGCCGTGCGGCCAGGGGTGCGGGAGTCGCAGCATGA
- a CDS encoding YdcF family protein, giving the protein MPLWTHKVLIVPFLPLGFCFWTVLLGLVLRRRWLAWMGAGVLLLSSLGVVGDRLLVALEDSYPPVSIANCPAADAIVVLGGMVRQEAPAGALEWNDSADRFERGIELFQAGKAPVIAFTAARIAWRPEVTEGELLRGEALRRGLTAEQVAVTSDRVENTAGEARAIKSMMGQRGWRHVILVTSAFHMRRSMQLMRSAGVECTPFPSDYQARRLAPPEAADFLPQAESLAKTERVLREWFGILFYAVRGK; this is encoded by the coding sequence TTGCCGCTCTGGACCCACAAGGTTCTGATAGTCCCCTTCCTGCCCCTCGGCTTCTGTTTCTGGACAGTCCTGCTGGGTCTCGTGCTCCGCCGGCGGTGGCTGGCCTGGATGGGCGCAGGGGTGCTTCTGCTGAGTTCGCTCGGCGTCGTGGGGGACCGACTGCTGGTCGCGCTGGAAGATTCCTACCCGCCGGTGAGTATCGCGAATTGCCCCGCGGCCGATGCCATTGTCGTGCTGGGCGGCATGGTGCGGCAGGAAGCTCCGGCCGGCGCCCTGGAGTGGAACGATTCGGCCGACCGGTTCGAGCGCGGGATCGAGCTCTTCCAGGCGGGCAAGGCCCCGGTGATCGCGTTTACTGCGGCCCGCATCGCGTGGCGGCCGGAGGTCACCGAGGGAGAGTTATTGCGCGGCGAGGCCTTGCGCCGCGGGTTGACCGCGGAGCAGGTCGCCGTCACCAGCGATCGGGTGGAGAATACGGCGGGCGAGGCTCGGGCGATCAAGTCGATGATGGGCCAACGCGGCTGGCGGCACGTCATCCTGGTCACCAGCGCCTTTCACATGCGCCGGTCGATGCAGCTGATGCGGAGCGCGGGCGTGGAGTGCACGCCCTTCCCTTCCGACTACCAGGCGCGGCGCCTGGCCCCGCCCGAGGCGGCGGATTTCCTGCCGCAAGCCGAGTCGCTGGCCAAGACGGAACGTGTGCTGCGGGAGTGGTTCGGGATCCTGTTCTACGCGGTACGCGGCAAATAG
- the gmd gene encoding GDP-mannose 4,6-dehydratase — MKRALITGITGQDGSYLTEFLLSAGYHVSGLIRRASTFNTGRLDHIYSDPHDGGSRLKLHYGDVTDGTGLRRVLEASMPDEIYNLAAQSHVRVSFDQAEYSADVVATGTLRLLEAVRDYGENTGRRVRFYQAGSSEMFGAAAPPQSEGTAFHPRSPYAVSKVAAHWYGVNYRESYGMFVCNGILFNHESPRRGETFVTRKITRALARIKLGLQEKLFLGNLEARRDWGFAGDYVKAMWMMLQQSQPDDFVVSTGEAYSVREFLDAAAEELDMDWKSVVEIDQRYFRPAEVDYLLGDSTKARTRLGWKPAVNFRELVRMMTSNDLELARREETLRQAGHVGATVLG; from the coding sequence TTGAAGAGAGCATTGATTACGGGCATCACGGGGCAGGACGGATCGTATCTGACCGAGTTTCTGCTCAGCGCCGGATATCACGTTTCGGGCTTGATCCGGCGGGCGTCGACCTTCAACACGGGGCGGCTGGACCACATCTACTCAGATCCGCACGACGGCGGCTCGAGGCTCAAGCTGCACTACGGTGATGTGACGGATGGCACCGGATTGCGCCGCGTACTCGAGGCGTCGATGCCCGACGAGATCTATAACCTGGCGGCCCAGTCCCACGTCCGTGTGAGCTTCGATCAGGCCGAGTACTCCGCCGATGTCGTGGCCACCGGCACGCTGCGGCTGCTGGAGGCGGTACGCGACTACGGCGAGAATACGGGGCGCCGCGTACGGTTTTACCAGGCGGGCTCATCCGAAATGTTCGGCGCGGCGGCGCCTCCGCAAAGCGAGGGCACGGCGTTTCATCCACGCAGCCCCTACGCTGTGTCCAAGGTGGCGGCCCACTGGTATGGCGTGAACTACCGCGAGTCGTACGGCATGTTCGTGTGCAACGGGATTCTGTTCAATCACGAGTCGCCGCGCCGCGGTGAGACGTTCGTGACGCGCAAAATCACCAGGGCGCTGGCGCGCATCAAGCTGGGGCTGCAGGAGAAACTGTTTCTCGGCAACCTGGAAGCCCGGCGCGACTGGGGCTTCGCCGGTGACTATGTGAAGGCGATGTGGATGATGCTGCAGCAGTCGCAGCCGGACGATTTTGTCGTGTCGACCGGGGAAGCCTATTCGGTCCGCGAATTCCTGGACGCGGCGGCTGAGGAACTGGACATGGATTGGAAGTCCGTCGTCGAGATCGACCAGCGCTACTTCCGCCCGGCCGAGGTCGATTACCTGCTCGGCGATTCCACCAAGGCGCGCACCCGCCTGGGCTGGAAACCGGCCGTGAACTTCCGCGAACTCGTGCGGATGATGACTTCCAACGACCTGGAACTGGCCCGCCGCGAAGAGACCCTTCGGCAGGCCGGCCATGTGGGCGCGACCGTATTGGGATAG
- a CDS encoding flagellar motor protein MotB, with the protein MSGHGKDQPIIIIHKHAEHDEEHGGAWKVAYADFVTAMMALFIVLWLLSSSESVKKAVGGYFLDPTGKGKQVGSSNVGAGEVARLNRNDMHQLKDKLEQAMKQTPAFEKMEKQVRITQGAEGLRIDLLETQRGVFFLTGSPSPTKEGVELVQMLASELKKLPHKVAIEGHSDSAPFGEGEYSNWELSSDRANAARRILSANGISDDRFSQVRGFADRRLLLKNEPMNPTNRRISIIVRNIGLDEMEEMGREVPLSGAGAAVGEKKEAEGAKKEPEAASHH; encoded by the coding sequence ATGAGTGGCCATGGCAAAGATCAGCCGATCATCATTATTCACAAGCATGCCGAGCATGACGAAGAACATGGCGGCGCCTGGAAGGTGGCTTACGCCGATTTCGTGACGGCCATGATGGCGCTCTTCATCGTGCTGTGGCTGCTGAGCTCCAGCGAGAGCGTGAAGAAGGCGGTGGGCGGGTATTTCCTGGATCCGACGGGCAAGGGCAAGCAGGTTGGCTCCAGCAATGTCGGCGCCGGTGAAGTGGCACGGTTGAACCGCAACGACATGCATCAACTGAAGGACAAACTGGAGCAGGCGATGAAGCAGACTCCAGCCTTCGAGAAAATGGAAAAGCAGGTAAGGATTACACAAGGCGCGGAGGGGTTGCGGATCGACCTATTGGAGACGCAGAGAGGCGTCTTCTTCCTGACGGGATCGCCCAGTCCGACCAAGGAGGGAGTGGAACTCGTCCAGATGCTCGCCTCCGAGCTCAAGAAATTGCCTCACAAAGTTGCGATTGAGGGTCACAGCGACTCGGCGCCGTTCGGGGAAGGCGAGTATTCCAACTGGGAGTTGTCCTCCGACCGCGCGAACGCCGCCCGGCGTATTCTGAGCGCCAACGGAATTTCGGACGACCGGTTCAGCCAGGTGCGTGGCTTTGCCGACCGCAGGCTGCTGCTGAAGAACGAGCCGATGAATCCGACCAACCGGCGCATCTCCATCATTGTCCGCAACATCGGACTGGATGAGATGGAGGAGATGGGGCGCGAGGTTCCACTCTCCGGCGCTGGAGCGGCCGTGGGTGAGAAGAAAGAGGCGGAAGGCGCCAAGAAAGAACCGGAAGCCGCGAGCCATCATTGA
- a CDS encoding O-antigen ligase family protein encodes MRLVLLIGLTAVLAAGVFLQGGVWPAQWIWCAAAMGVLSTVYLLATPRRDLAPGGGVILALSAALAGWMVFQILPLPPGFVGALSPARLETARAAGVTGWLPLSVAPRATWEWLLNMLPALAAFVLARELGWQWRDRMWLAAAPVIGVAWLESVLGLAQWSIGRGETGVADSSVGTYVNRNHFAGLLEMALPLAALWALSVWRRGQTRHERPAGPALAACGLLGVAACLLVGVVFSLSRMGFMASLMGLLLAGVLVLGTSAEPGYGRKRSLRWVAPVVIVSLGTALAAVYLPTDELIRRFASFAETDEISKDTRREIWRDTRTLIAAYPVTGSGLGTYETAFLRYKQVAPMQTVDFAHNDYLQATAELGAVGVAIGAALLLWIATGLVRVVVLEPGSTHWELAVGLAGALSTLLLHSLVDFNMYIPANALVAGWLCGLAASPGLRSRPGTAS; translated from the coding sequence ATGCGCTTGGTCCTGCTGATCGGGTTGACCGCAGTGCTGGCGGCCGGTGTGTTTCTGCAGGGCGGAGTGTGGCCGGCGCAGTGGATCTGGTGTGCGGCCGCGATGGGCGTACTCTCCACTGTCTACCTGCTGGCAACCCCGCGAAGAGACCTGGCGCCCGGCGGCGGAGTCATTCTGGCCCTCTCCGCTGCGCTGGCGGGCTGGATGGTATTCCAGATCCTCCCGCTGCCCCCCGGCTTTGTCGGAGCCCTAAGTCCCGCCCGGTTGGAAACCGCCCGGGCTGCGGGCGTGACGGGCTGGCTGCCGTTGAGCGTGGCTCCGCGGGCTACCTGGGAGTGGCTGCTGAACATGCTGCCCGCCCTGGCCGCCTTTGTCCTGGCCAGGGAGTTGGGCTGGCAGTGGAGAGACCGGATGTGGCTGGCGGCCGCACCCGTGATCGGGGTGGCTTGGTTGGAGAGCGTCCTGGGGCTGGCGCAGTGGTCGATCGGGCGAGGCGAAACCGGCGTGGCGGATTCGTCCGTAGGGACGTATGTCAACCGCAATCACTTCGCGGGGCTGCTGGAGATGGCGCTGCCCCTGGCCGCGTTGTGGGCCCTGTCGGTGTGGCGCAGGGGACAGACGCGGCATGAGCGGCCGGCCGGTCCGGCGCTGGCGGCCTGCGGCTTGCTTGGCGTCGCGGCGTGCCTGCTGGTGGGGGTGGTGTTTTCGCTCTCGCGCATGGGCTTCATGGCCTCCCTGATGGGCCTGTTGCTGGCCGGCGTGCTGGTGCTGGGTACAAGCGCCGAGCCCGGGTACGGCCGGAAGCGCAGCCTGCGCTGGGTGGCGCCTGTCGTCATTGTGAGCCTGGGTACGGCGCTGGCGGCGGTCTATCTGCCCACGGACGAGTTGATCCGCCGGTTCGCCAGCTTCGCCGAGACGGATGAGATCTCCAAGGACACGCGGCGCGAAATATGGCGGGATACCCGGACCCTCATCGCGGCCTACCCGGTGACCGGCAGCGGGCTGGGTACCTACGAAACGGCGTTCCTGCGGTACAAGCAGGTGGCGCCCATGCAGACCGTGGACTTCGCGCATAACGACTATTTACAGGCGACCGCCGAACTGGGCGCCGTGGGCGTCGCGATCGGAGCGGCACTGCTGCTGTGGATCGCGACAGGCCTTGTGCGGGTGGTCGTGCTGGAACCGGGCTCCACCCACTGGGAACTGGCGGTGGGCCTGGCCGGCGCACTGAGCACACTGCTGCTGCACAGCCTGGTGGATTTCAATATGTACATTCCGGCGAACGCTCTGGTCGCGGGGTGGCTGTGCGGTTTGGCGGCCAGCCCCGGCCTGCGTTCCCGGCCAGGAACAGCTTCTTGA
- a CDS encoding GDP-L-fucose synthase family protein, with translation MNSTDSIFVAGHRGLVGSAIVRALQAAGHSNLLTATRQETDLCNQQAVERFFETRKPAYVFLAAARVGGIMANNTRPAEFLTENLQIQTNVIEAARRHGVKKLLFLGSSCIYPKLAPQPIEEQHLLTGPLEPTNQWYAIAKIAGLKMCQAYRRQYGFDAISLMPTNLYGPGDNFDLQASHVLPALIRKFHEAKLAGATEVVVWGTGSPKREFLHVDDLASACLFLMRSYDGEEPVNVGSGQEIGIGALAEMVRQVVGCAAPIRFDTSVPDGTPRKLLDSSKLHSLGWAPKIGLEQGLRETYGWYQGLLEQAGYLPRTA, from the coding sequence ATGAACTCAACTGATTCGATTTTTGTCGCGGGGCACCGCGGGCTGGTGGGGTCGGCCATTGTCAGGGCCCTGCAGGCGGCCGGACACTCCAATCTCCTGACTGCCACGCGGCAGGAGACCGATCTCTGCAATCAGCAGGCGGTGGAGCGGTTCTTTGAGACGCGCAAGCCCGCGTACGTCTTTCTGGCCGCCGCCCGCGTGGGCGGCATCATGGCGAACAATACCCGCCCGGCCGAGTTCCTGACCGAGAATCTACAGATCCAGACGAACGTCATTGAGGCGGCGCGCCGGCATGGCGTGAAGAAGCTCCTGTTTCTGGGCTCCAGCTGCATCTATCCCAAGCTGGCGCCGCAGCCGATTGAGGAGCAGCATCTGCTCACCGGTCCGCTGGAACCCACCAACCAGTGGTATGCCATCGCCAAGATCGCCGGCCTCAAGATGTGCCAGGCCTACCGGCGGCAGTATGGCTTCGACGCCATCAGCCTCATGCCCACGAACCTCTACGGCCCCGGAGACAACTTCGACCTGCAGGCGTCGCACGTGCTGCCGGCCCTCATCCGCAAATTCCACGAAGCTAAGCTGGCTGGAGCCACTGAGGTCGTCGTGTGGGGTACCGGCTCACCCAAGCGCGAGTTTCTGCATGTCGACGACCTCGCCAGCGCCTGTCTCTTCCTGATGAGAAGCTACGACGGCGAGGAACCAGTGAACGTCGGCAGCGGCCAGGAGATCGGCATCGGCGCCCTGGCTGAAATGGTCCGGCAGGTTGTGGGCTGCGCGGCGCCCATCCGGTTCGACACCTCCGTGCCGGATGGGACACCACGTAAGCTGCTGGATAGCTCGAAACTTCATTCACTCGGCTGGGCGCCAAAGATCGGGCTGGAGCAGGGGCTGCGTGAGACCTACGGCTGGTACCAGGGGCTGCTGGAGCAAGCCGGCTATTTGCCGCGTACCGCGTAG
- a CDS encoding PEP-CTERM sorting domain-containing protein has translation MIRFALAFLLAPMAMMAATISVNVYAALGPSPYPGESPSYGTAYPQAGTYATTVQDALQAGGTDSGDINTSPTAFNKVTSVNASEILTSAGAYNMWRGNLNPTGNFANETGTFLFFPFSITVTGGQVALSDITFTQTFSNPTLQAAYGVNYVYSAADIYSFEEMGFVNPSTYLTGGEGASTPVDGIFNTGGFFAFAYNATANGGVTPNQQVANTLAAIAAFGNYTIKTCVSVGTQASSCAEVAVNAPPQAIPEPASYALMGAGLLSLLAFRRKRA, from the coding sequence ATGATTCGTTTCGCTTTGGCGTTCCTGCTTGCCCCCATGGCCATGATGGCCGCAACCATTTCCGTGAACGTCTACGCTGCGCTGGGCCCGAGCCCTTACCCCGGCGAATCGCCCTCGTATGGCACCGCTTATCCGCAGGCCGGCACCTATGCCACCACGGTACAGGACGCATTGCAGGCGGGCGGAACCGACAGCGGAGACATCAACACGTCACCGACGGCGTTCAACAAAGTCACTTCGGTGAATGCGTCGGAGATTCTGACCAGTGCCGGCGCTTACAACATGTGGCGCGGCAACCTGAATCCCACCGGCAATTTCGCGAACGAGACGGGCACCTTCCTGTTCTTCCCGTTTTCGATCACCGTAACGGGCGGCCAGGTAGCGCTCTCGGATATTACGTTTACGCAGACCTTCAGCAACCCGACGCTGCAGGCGGCTTACGGAGTGAATTACGTCTACTCCGCCGCCGATATTTACTCGTTTGAAGAGATGGGCTTCGTGAACCCCAGCACGTACTTGACCGGCGGTGAGGGCGCCAGCACACCGGTGGATGGCATCTTCAATACCGGCGGATTCTTCGCTTTCGCATATAACGCCACCGCCAACGGCGGCGTAACGCCCAATCAACAGGTCGCCAATACGCTGGCCGCCATCGCGGCCTTCGGCAACTACACGATCAAGACTTGCGTTTCCGTCGGCACCCAGGCTTCGAGCTGCGCGGAGGTCGCGGTCAACGCGCCGCCCCAGGCGATCCCGGAACCGGCCTCCTATGCGCTGATGGGCGCAGGACTGCTGAGCCTGCTCGCTTTCCGCCGCAAGCGCGCCTAG
- a CDS encoding MraY family glycosyltransferase, translating into MYSILFLAVVSFLVALLTTPVVRDVFRRNGMVDSPTGGRKIHTEAIPRVGGIAIAFGYLVAFSALLLLRFHGGAIVWNELWQVIRLLPAAGLIFAVGLYDDLRGMKPWPKFALQFAAAGLAFWGGVRVMALHGRGLDTWWWSIPVTLFWLVFCTNAFNLIDGVDGLATGVGLFATLTTLAAGLMQGNYALVLATVPLAGALAGFLRYNFNPASIFLGDSGSYTIGFLLGCYGILWSQKAATILGITAPLMAFAVPLLDTSLAIVRRFLRNQPIFGADRGHIHHKLLDMGMTTRRAVLVLYGAAGVGAGCALIGSTSTNPFAGLVLVLFCAVAWVGIQSLGYVELNMASRLLFRGSFRRVLNAELALRSARLRLESARSAGEYWVALEASCLEMGFQGSCLRVDGQEFMSDVDHQPGWWVTVPLGERGEVKIWHGYGSDKTVQLLAPFAEVLWSTLGQFPVGEWPGVRVLVEAGKHRARAAVVGGIDEIAAD; encoded by the coding sequence ATGTACTCCATCCTTTTTCTGGCAGTCGTGTCGTTTCTCGTTGCGCTGCTCACCACTCCGGTGGTGCGGGACGTCTTCCGGCGCAATGGCATGGTGGACTCGCCCACGGGTGGGCGCAAGATCCATACAGAGGCCATTCCAAGGGTAGGCGGCATCGCGATCGCCTTCGGTTACCTGGTCGCCTTTTCCGCGCTTCTGCTGCTGCGGTTCCACGGAGGGGCCATCGTCTGGAACGAGCTGTGGCAGGTGATCCGGCTGCTGCCGGCGGCGGGGTTGATCTTCGCCGTTGGTTTGTACGACGACCTGCGCGGCATGAAGCCGTGGCCGAAGTTCGCACTGCAATTCGCGGCGGCGGGCCTCGCCTTCTGGGGCGGTGTGCGCGTGATGGCGCTGCACGGACGGGGGCTGGATACCTGGTGGTGGAGCATCCCGGTGACGCTCTTCTGGCTGGTGTTCTGCACGAACGCGTTCAACCTGATCGACGGTGTGGACGGGTTGGCCACCGGCGTGGGTCTGTTCGCGACCCTCACCACGCTGGCGGCCGGATTGATGCAGGGCAACTACGCCCTCGTGCTGGCCACGGTACCGCTGGCCGGCGCTCTGGCGGGCTTCCTGCGCTACAACTTCAACCCGGCTTCGATCTTCCTGGGTGACAGCGGCAGCTACACCATCGGGTTCCTGCTGGGCTGCTACGGCATTCTGTGGAGCCAGAAGGCGGCCACCATCCTGGGGATCACGGCTCCGCTGATGGCCTTCGCCGTGCCGTTGTTGGACACGAGTCTGGCGATTGTCAGACGATTCCTGAGAAATCAGCCGATATTCGGCGCAGACCGCGGGCATATTCACCACAAATTGTTGGACATGGGTATGACGACCCGCCGGGCGGTCCTGGTGCTCTATGGCGCGGCGGGCGTCGGTGCGGGCTGCGCCCTGATCGGCAGCACCAGTACGAATCCTTTCGCCGGCCTGGTGCTGGTGCTGTTCTGCGCCGTGGCGTGGGTCGGCATCCAGAGCCTGGGTTACGTCGAGCTGAACATGGCCAGCCGCCTGCTGTTTCGTGGCTCGTTCCGGCGTGTGCTGAATGCGGAACTGGCGCTGCGGTCGGCCCGGCTGCGGCTGGAGTCCGCGCGCTCAGCCGGAGAGTACTGGGTCGCACTGGAGGCGAGCTGCCTGGAAATGGGTTTCCAGGGTAGTTGCCTGCGCGTCGATGGGCAGGAGTTTATGAGCGACGTCGACCATCAGCCGGGTTGGTGGGTGACGGTGCCGCTGGGTGAGCGAGGAGAGGTGAAGATCTGGCACGGCTATGGATCGGATAAGACCGTGCAACTGCTGGCGCCCTTCGCCGAGGTGCTCTGGAGCACCCTGGGGCAGTTCCCCGTGGGCGAATGGCCAGGGGTGCGGGTGCTGGTAGAGGCCGGCAAACACCGGGCTCGCGCGGCGGTGGTCGGCGGCATTGACGAGATCGCCGCGGACTGA
- a CDS encoding tyrosine-protein phosphatase: MDLHSHILFGMDDGARTIDDSLAMAKMAVACGTTDIVATPHADSQYRYDPKLVEERLEQVQKLIGTSLRMHRGCDFHLSYENIRLALEKPNRYSINGRGYLLVEFSDTLIMSSTEQIFSELMSAGLVPIVTHPERNPHLVKDIKRLTRWVERGAFLQVTAQSLLGKFGPAAHRCCVSLLDAGLVHFVASDAHDTQRRPPRLDLARNYLMQRYGPEYAELLLEINPRSVLDGRALDPGPLVLPEAPKRWYQFWR, from the coding sequence GTGGACCTTCACTCACATATCCTGTTCGGCATGGACGATGGGGCCCGCACGATCGACGACAGTCTTGCGATGGCGAAGATGGCGGTCGCGTGCGGAACTACCGACATCGTCGCCACTCCTCACGCCGACAGCCAGTACCGTTACGATCCAAAGCTGGTGGAGGAGCGGCTGGAGCAGGTCCAGAAACTCATCGGCACGTCCCTGCGGATGCACCGTGGCTGTGACTTTCACCTGAGCTACGAGAACATCCGCCTGGCGTTGGAGAAGCCGAATCGCTACTCCATCAACGGCCGCGGCTATCTGCTGGTGGAGTTCTCCGACACCCTGATTATGAGCTCCACGGAACAGATCTTCTCGGAACTCATGTCCGCCGGCCTGGTCCCGATCGTCACGCATCCTGAGCGCAATCCGCATCTGGTCAAGGACATAAAACGCCTCACCCGCTGGGTGGAGCGGGGCGCCTTCCTGCAGGTGACGGCGCAGAGCCTGCTGGGCAAGTTCGGGCCGGCCGCACACCGCTGCTGCGTCAGCCTGCTGGATGCCGGGCTGGTGCATTTTGTCGCCAGCGACGCCCATGATACCCAACGGCGGCCGCCGCGTCTGGATCTCGCCCGCAACTACCTGATGCAACGCTACGGCCCCGAGTACGCGGAACTCCTGCTGGAGATCAACCCGCGCAGCGTACTGGACGGCCGGGCGCTGGACCCGGGCCCCCTGGTCCTGCCGGAAGCGCCGAAACGCTGGTACCAGTTCTGGCGTTAG